TATTTTATTGAGCAACCAATTCTTTTGTTAAAGAACAAAATCATGAGTGTTTAGTTAAATATATCTCATCCCTCAAACCCTACCCATTTAAAGGTGAACATGAACGCCATCAGAGTTCCATTCAGAATGTGAACTGTAATGTCATATTCCCGCCCCGCTCAGCGTCTCAAACAGCTGTGTGCGCTTGCTTTGGGAAACGCATCGATATTCAGCTGTACGTGATTAAAATCTGATTGTTTTAGTcagaaatacagtaaaacatATTTTCCCCAACCATGAAACTCGTTGATTCCCATAGATTCTCCAGAGAGTTTCCAGCTTTGATCATTCCCAGAGGCGTCAGGACCGCCGCCATTCTATTGTTCCGTTTCTTCTATCAGAGGTGTCAGACTCTTGTTGCCACATCTGGAAGCAGCTGTTGCTCGTTCTGctaaagcagaaaacaaatgtaGCAGACAGCCCCGAGCGAACGGGGGAAAGAAGCAGAGCCAGCCCTGAGCCGAGGTGTGTGACGTGTGTTTTCCGCcctgctgcctgtgtgtgtcctcagcgAGACGCCGTCCGCTGACTACGTGGTGGGTCAGGTTTCGGGAAGCGTGTTCCGCCAGAGCTCGGCGGCGTCCGCTTCGCTGTCGGCTCTCTTCAGCACCGACGCGCCTGCTGCCCCGCTGCGCTTCCAGCCTCCACCCAAGGTAAAGAGAGGCCGGGctgtggggggggcgggggagacGTGTGGGGCTTCCACAGATTCCAGATGCTGAGCGTCACGTGCACAGCTGTCTACAGATGCAGTGGAActcctgttgttttctttttgtggctGTGAAGCTAAtgtttggttgtgtttgtgGCAGCCTGTTCAGAGGAGCACACTCACCCCCGAGCAGCCCAGAGAGAGTCCAGAGGCCCGACAGCAGCCCgcgcagaagaagaagaagacgacgaAAGAGAAATCAGCCGCTGACCGCCGGCTGGAGAACAGGCGAGTGCCTCTCTCTTCGTCTTCCTTTCCGTCAGGTCGCCGGCCGCCGTTTCTCAAAGCTTCCGCCTGTCGTCTCCCAGGGAGAGCGCTCTGCAGGAGGCCGACCGGGAGGAGCAGGGCCCGAGCGCCGCCCGGAGGAGCGAGAAGGAGCGCTGGGTGCTGAGGAGGCAGCGGCTGAAGGCCGGCCGGCAGGAGGAGGCCCTGAAGGCCCAGAGGACCGTGTTCGTGGGAAACCTCCCTGTCAGCTGCACCAAGAAGGTCGGCCCGGTCGCACCACACGGCGGACTCCTCACGCCGGGACACTTTAGGGTTCAGCGGATGGaggagtcctgctgctgctcagtgtttcCTGACGGGACCGATCACTGCCGCTCAGCCGCTGAGCTTTATTCTCCTCTTCCAGACCCTGAGGACCATCTTCAGAGACAGCGGCGTCATCGATTCCATCCGATTTCGCTCTgtggtgagaacacacacacacacacacacacacacacacacacacacacacacacacacacacacacacacacacacacacacactatcctGGTTTTAAGGTTTccccctgcaggtcagagaaGACCCCTCCATGACTCGCAAACTGGCCACCATCAAGTACGTCTCAGAGCGTGAGTTCAGGTCTGATCCTTTCATCCGATGGTTCAGCCACTGACCgcagctcgctctctctctctctctctctctctctctctctctctctctctctctctctctctctattggGTTGAACATGCCGTCGTCTGTCCTATCAGACGTAAAGTCCATCCCAAGAAGCAGAGCATGAACGCCTACGTGGTGTTTCAGGACGAGGCCGGCGCCGGCAGGGCTCTGGAGAGGTGAGACCCCtggctccgcccgccgccgtgAGGCTCGCCGCGTGACGgcagtgtgtgattgtgtggcGCTGCAGGAACGGCATGGAGGTGGAGAAAGACTTCCACATCCGGGTGGACCGAGCGGGCGGCGCGTCGGCGGTGAGTGCGGCGTCGCAGCGACCCAGCGCTCGCCGCCCTGAGGATGAACGTTGACCGTCCTTCTCTTGCAGCACGACCACCGCCGCTCCGTGTTCGTGGGAAACCTGTCGTTCGGTAAGCCGCTCTGCAGGGCGTGGACGCCGCGGCGCCGGCCTCGCCGGCCCTTCTCAAACTCCCCTGCTGTCTTGCAGAAATGAAAGAGGTGGACTTTCGGCAGCACTTCGCGGAGTGTGGCGACGTGGAGGCCGTGAGGCTGGTGCGAGACAAGAACAGCGGCCTGGGGAAAGGCTTCGGCTACGTCCTGTTCCAGGTACCAGAGCAGAGATCCGCCATCAGAACGGGAAACGGGCGTCCAGTGTGAGAGTGCAGTGGgggccatcttggatgaggatcAAAGCAGGTCAACATGTATCTTTTAAACTGAacgtcctcatccaagatggcggccgtgcTGTCGCCGTCCTCTAACccgccgtccgtccgtccctccgtccgtcccAGAGCGCCGACTCGGTGCAGCTGGCCCTGGAGCTGGACGGCTCCAAGCTGCAGGGCCGAGCCGTCCGAGTGAAGAGGTcggtgaagaaggagaaggaggggaaggCCCCGGGCCCCAAGGCAGGCGCTGCCCCGCGACGGTTCAAATCCCACAAGGCGCTTCCTGGGAAGCAGCAGACGTCCAGCCAGAGCTCCTTCAGCGGAGAAAAGGCCGACCCAAACCGGAAGGCCAAAAAGAAAGGAGTGAAGAAGAGAGTGACGCCCCGCCGGCCTGCTCACCCCTGACACTCCCGGTCTGACTGGGGTCAGCGTTTCAGTGTTAATcccattctcacacacacaccctgacccTGTGACTGttgtaataaatgtttttgaacaTCATTGAAAAGGTAGTTTCCATGTTTGTCCTGCTTTCATCAGGAATTCGTCACTTTAAACTTCTGAGGATGGTTTGGTTCAACTGTCCCGGACTTTACCTTCAGAACAGAGATGGAGCTCACTTTTACACTTCTCTGATCCTGAAGCGTTTGTcccattctctcacacacacacacacacaccccggtgGCTGCAGCTGCCGTTCATGGCTGTCAGTCCAGAATGTTTCAGTGTGCCGAATACCTGCTGATGTGCAGAGGTTGAAAGGTCAAATGTCTTTTAGCCGCAGTGGAGTCGCTGCTGTTGAAAAAGAACCGGTTCACCTGGAAACTGAGAGCTCCAGCTGGTCCAGTGAATCCAGCATCGTCTGgagtttctcctcctcaggCCGTGCCTGGGACTGCAGGTCTGAGCCGGTCTCATCTCATGactttttatcttttctgttttgttggatggtttttctgtttttctaacGTGCTGGTGTGATTGGAGATGGTCATCTGGAAAAGAACAAGTTTTAAAAAGGCTTGTGAAATTTTATCTTTTAGAAATAAATGTTATGAATGGAATTTGTTGATTAAAGTCTAAAAACTGAAAACCTGCTCACAGCTCCTGAAGGGCAGCagtccctccatcctcccccctccctccctccatcctctctccctccttcccccctCCATCACAAATGAATTCCACTCTTCTTTGTTGGGTCAGTTTATTTTTACcagagatttttttccttttttcaataaacaaaaaaaatcagcactttTCGAAAGTGCCTCCACATCTAAACcaaagacagacggacagaaggGACAGTGAGTGACGCGTCCCCCGGGACACCAGCGAGGGACAGGGGGGCTTCTGAGGCCTGGAGGGACGAGGCAAACACTCCGACCTCCCTCCTCTGAACTGAAAGGCTCTCACACCCCAGAGCCCGTCGGGCGGCTGGGCGGTGAGACGGAGCGGCGATCGGCTGCTGCGTCTCGTCTCCGTTACTCTATATCGTCCTCGCTGAGACTCTGTGCGCTGACGATACGCTGCGGAGAAGAAGACAGGCTCAGCGGGCGTCCCGGCGGTCCGGACGGGCCTCGGGGGAGGAGCTACCTGGCTGATGCTGGGCAGCTTGGTGAGCAGCATCTGGAAGACGGGCGGCGGCAGAGTCTgctgcagcacctgcagcagctgctggggcTGGCCGCACACGGCGATGGCGTTGGTCAGGTGGTCCACGCCCTTCTCGTAGTCTCCTGTGGACACAGACGCTGGATTACTCCGCCCACAGGCCGGGGCGGGGCGAGCGAGGCGAGGCGTTAccctgagccagcagctcctcgccCAGCTGAATCTCCTCCAGGAAGAACTTCTGAACGGCTTCAGCATCCTTCAGGtctgggagctggaggacaaACAAGCTGCGCTCAACCAACAGTGTCCTGACGGAGACGGAGCTGGCTCAGAAGTTTTTCAATTACGCAGCTTTAGAAATATCTGAAAAGTACACTGCTGATCCCATGAGGTGCATGTAGAGGTAACACAGTGAAGCGCTGAGGACTGGCTTCTCATGGACCTCACAGGACAGACGGCAGGCGTGTGTCGGGTATGGAAACAGAAACGTGACGGGGCTGACCTTCGTCATGCCTGCTCGCTCCTTCGCCGCTTTCTGCTTTCTCCTCcctgcaacacaaaacacacacttcaggctGCAGGGTTCAAACTCACCGTCTCACCGCCACAGCCCGGCCACTTCCCATCAGGCATCTGTCTAAAGCCGTGGCGGGTTTCTGCAGCATGTCTGAActccaacatgcagacagcagagCTTCTGAACTTCCACACTAACCTCTGTTACGTTCATCACATTTACAGGCTCGGCACGAGTCAACATTTAACACTGGGTTTCAGCTGAATTACCTTATTTAATGCTGTTCTCAAAAAACGTCCCACTgaaccacagaggagaaagaCCTGTCGGTCGTAACCAGTCAGACCagggacagtgaggacaggctGGATGTGTCTTTCACCAGAGCTCACACATTATGACAGAGTCTGCCAGTTTACCTTCACTGTGGCTCCTGGGAGCCgtgtaggacacacacacacacacacacacacacacacacacacacacacacacacacacacacacacacacacacacacacacaataacggTGTGTCAGTAGCTTCCAGGTTTTCCTCCATCCCCCTGGCCTCAGGCCGGCCcggtgctggactccagacctGAACACACTTCACCGCGGAGGCACTTAAATCCCGGTCCGGACCTGGTCCAGGGCCGCCGGGCCGACCCGGACCCGGCCCAGGACCCCCGGCTGGTCCGGTGGAGGGGGGAGGTCAGCACTCACGTTCCCGCAGCCTGTTCTTGAAGTCGGGGTCACTCCGTCTCTTCCGGTCGAAGTAAATGCAGTAGCCGACGAACAGGGCCCCGCACACCCCCGCGGCGATCGCGCTGCTCCTCCCCCCCATCATAGCTCCGGGAACGCCGGCTGTCTGGACGCTGCTCGACGggatttcagggttttttccccctccgGTGGTCGGTTCTTGTCGGTAGAGACGGAGCGACGCAGGCAGAGAAGGACCCGAAGGCCCCGCCGGGAGCTCGCTGCAGATGCCTGATCGAAAACCCGCCGAAAGTCTGAAGAtgccggactgaaaaggtcagAACCGACAGATTAGCTTTTCAGATACACTGCCAGtcattaatgaataaataaataaataaataaataaataaataaataaataaataaataaataaataaacttccAGTCACATATTTGTTCAAACcttttcattcagtgttttctctttgtttttgtttgactaATTACAATGCAGGTATTCATACATGGAATCATGTCGTCAACGAAAGAGTGAAATAACCCAAaacctgttttttattttagattcTTGGAAACAGCCCGCCGCCCCTTTGCATTACACACTCATGGCATTCTCTTCTGGGCCTTACACATTCGTCAGTAGAGACGATAAACTCGATTTCTTTGACTGATTTGAGATTTATGAGTCACTATAGTGATCTGGATATCTGAGTCATTGGAGCAGTTTAAATCAGTTGCACATGAGTGTTTCATACACAGATTTCAGGGTGGAGTCACACCGGTGGGTTTTGATGCTGGTGCCAATAGAGAGAAATCCCAGGAGACTGTGCTGAGTGGTTTCTTGTGAGCATATTGGCCCTGTCCGCCTTACGCATCAGAGCCAGACCACTGAACCACGGTGAATGGCCACTTTATCTGCAAAGAAGGCGAAACAGGTGCTGCAGTTTGATGTGTTTGGTAATGTTGCTGTCACACATTATTGTCCTGCCAATTCACCTGTGATTTCTGGATCACTGCTCCTCCGGTTGAACAGCTGGAGCTTGGGGCAACTTTCCTTCCTTTCTAATACGCTGTTTTTGCCCACTGAATTATTCCTCGGGGTTAAATATtgttttctgattctgatttacGGTCTTAAAAATACTCCTCCACCATGATCGTTTCTTCGAGTCTAACAGTACAATGAGGCAGTAGACTCCATCCAGCGCAGACAGCTCAGTGCAGAGCCAGACCATGACCCTAAGAAGAGCCACCATGGACAATGACTCAGACTGGAGAAGTTGCAACGTGTGACCCAGCGTCCTAAAGTCCTCCTCAGCACCATCAGAACTTGATTTGAGGGGAAATTAACTCCCCAAATCCAAGGCATCTTACATGCTGCCTCCAGCAGACATAGAGGTCCACAGTGACCCAGGATGCTCTGCTTTACCACCTGAACTGTGTGGtttgactgaaaatgactaAGTGATAGGCATGTCAGTGAAGACACTGAAGCTCTCATCACTGCTAGTCTACTTAGGAACAGATGGCTCCGTGACAGAGACCCAGGTGGACAGACCTGTCCAACCTGACtctaaaggaaataaaaaaataacaccatGCAGACGATAGCTTgaggagaagacagaagaaGGGGAAACATTACAGCCTCCTCCTCAGAGAAACATCCACACTGATGGcactaagggccaatcccaattctaccccttagccctccccctccccgttCGTCTTACTGTTAGCTCAGGGCTCAGGGGTAAACCGGGGGTCAGGGGTACAGTTGGCATTGGCCCTTGGTCTCATCACATCTCATCATCCCTCACTGATGTGAATTAAACATGTTGACACTCGGTTAGCGGCTGAGGGTGCGACTCCATCCACTCATTTGAAGAattcagaggagcagaaaatAGCTGTGCAGCATCTCTGAAGGCcaccagagagagccagaggcCCATCGAGGGAGGAACCAGCGGGAGCAACACACTTCATGAGCTCCAAAGCATCAGGGTCACTCAAAGAAAAGGTTTTAGAGGACGGCTTTTGTGTCATCATgcactttgagaaaaaaatcaaaggaaatTGACACCAGAGTTTTGAGATTACAATAACCAGCTTGTGTGACTGCTTCCACCAAAAgctttgctgctgcagcaactcatcatcagcagggtgaaACGAACCTGTTTCATGACTCACCttccctgttagtggagaacaatccaacgcctggtgaattctgcctcccacagagaggaagagcagacTCTTGGCCGCCACatgccagttatccctgtgaaCTGGTGGAACTCTAGATCAGAATCGACTCTCTTTCTCTTGCAGCTCAGCAACACCAGGACGAGCTACCAGGGCTTCGAAGAGACGGTCCAGCTGTCCTGCGGTCAGTCAGTACTGTAATACTGTGTTAGGAAAGGCCCAGAGGAGATGTTTCCACTTCATTCTCCACATGCTATTCCAACCCCTTATTCACACAATGCATGATGAACTGCAGGCATGGTCGCGTGGGCCGAACACAACGCTCAGGCACCTGAACCTCGCCGTCAGGAGGGTTTTCTCATTAGTTAAAATGAGGTTATGGGACTGCTATCTGAAATCCACGTTTCTGgcagggaaaacaaacagggTGAAGTGTTTATGTCTGTTTGACTGATCGCTCTTTTTCCAGACCACACCTCTCCTCTCACAGAGCTCACCTGACCTTTCAAGGTCATCTTCCTGTGTGAGGGGATTAGAGGGAGATGGCAGGAGAAAAGGCCTGGAATATTTATTATAGGAGTGTTTACAGGCACCACAGGCACTGTGAGCTGATCCATGTTCGCTTTCAGAGGAGACACCAGTTTATTGATGTTTTAGAGGTTTGGTTAatcgtcacctccagcagtggGAAGAGGGTCTGTTCAtagcagcagcaggttggagAGACATGAGGCTGCACCACAGctttatttctcattttctaGTTTTGGACCAGTCTTCAGTTTGAGAGGTAATGTTCAGTTTGGATCTCAGTGACGAGGATTCACCTGTTCTCAGCGCCAGTTCTCCCTCAGACCCTTGTCCCGTTGAAccagctggctcctctctgGTCATTATTTTACACataatctaattaaaaaaaaccttatttcACCTCATCTGAGTCATGTCTGGGTCCAAATCACACTGGCTTcaacaacaaatcaaacaaGCACGAATGCTGGGAAGTCAGCCTGAGACTCCTTGTAGGATGAACCTGAGTTATTTTCCTGATTTCTGATGAAGCGTCACACCATGCTGCAGTGGCTGCCGTCTTGTCTGCAGTGATAACATAGAGTTCAGTAGATGACGTAAACCAGTGAAGGATTAGAACGAAGACAGCGCTCGGAGCTTCATGGCCTCACTTCCACTGAGAGACATGGACAAGAAGCAGATGTGTTCCAGTGTCTGCAGCTCGCTCAGTCTATTACGACGTTCCAGCTTTTCTCATTGAAagtcagtaacacacacacacacacacacacacacacacacacacacacacacctgttgttGTGTGTTCCTGTTTGAGGAGTGCTGACGCTGGTGGAAGCGCTGAGCCCGGTTTCACCCTGGAACCCAGAACCCTTCCTGCCGTGTGAGGGTGTGAAGTGGGTGGAGCCGCGCCACCATCTGCTCTCAGAGCGGCAGCAGCCGCAAAACAAAGAGTGACCCTGCAACCCAGGTCGCCGCTGTCAACCCGGCAAAGTCAAAGGAAAAAACACTGCAACCGTCAAACGTTATCTGAAGTCAGGGACCACCTCAGCGATACTCTCACTTCCTCGCCGCAGCTTTCACTTCCTCACAGAGCAGCGAAGGGCTCTGACCGCAGCCCCAACCCCGACACACCAGGCTTCATCCTCCTGATGAAACCTTTTGAAAGTTCCTGGTGGAATCTAGGGGAATTCTGTTTGAATTctctgaggtcaaaggtcaaacatgACCCACACACAAAGGCTTCAAATACACTATATGAATAAATATTGGCGGAAAATCTGATCAAGTAAAACCTTCAATAGATCATTAAGACGATAACATAGTGTGAGACAGAAGAAAGCAGTCACAACGATACAGTAATGAAGTCATCCGAAAGGCTTTCAGGAGAAACTGCTCAAATGCTTTGAAGGAAAACGTTATACAGTTGTTCCATTTATAGAGTTTTATATTCTGATTCAGTgtcttgttttttcagttttccactCTGACTTTGGAAAAACAAGAGTTAAAATAAACCTGGCTTGTCCTGAATGATTGAACATATCAGCCACAAAGTGTGAAAAACCTCTATTAGTGAAGAATCTGCTTCAGAGACTTGTGGACTCCCGGTGTCCCTT
The nucleotide sequence above comes from Salarias fasciatus chromosome 6, fSalaFa1.1, whole genome shotgun sequence. Encoded proteins:
- the rbm34 gene encoding RNA-binding protein 34, which translates into the protein MKRKNPESETPSADYVVGQVSGSVFRQSSAASASLSALFSTDAPAAPLRFQPPPKPVQRSTLTPEQPRESPEARQQPAQKKKKTTKEKSAADRRLENRESALQEADREEQGPSAARRSEKERWVLRRQRLKAGRQEEALKAQRTVFVGNLPVSCTKKTLRTIFRDSGVIDSIRFRSVVREDPSMTRKLATIKRKVHPKKQSMNAYVVFQDEAGAGRALERNGMEVEKDFHIRVDRAGGASAHDHRRSVFVGNLSFEMKEVDFRQHFAECGDVEAVRLVRDKNSGLGKGFGYVLFQSADSVQLALELDGSKLQGRAVRVKRSVKKEKEGKAPGPKAGAAPRRFKSHKALPGKQQTSSQSSFSGEKADPNRKAKKKGVKKRVTPRRPAHP
- the tomm20b gene encoding mitochondrial import receptor subunit TOM20 homolog B; the protein is MMGGRSSAIAAGVCGALFVGYCIYFDRKRRSDPDFKNRLRERRRKQKAAKERAGMTKLPDLKDAEAVQKFFLEEIQLGEELLAQGDYEKGVDHLTNAIAVCGQPQQLLQVLQQTLPPPVFQMLLTKLPSISQRIVSAQSLSEDDIE